The Mycolicibacterium duvalii DNA window TACCAGATCCAACCCCGGCGCCGCGACAACATCCGTCACCAACGCATGCGCGACCGCCGCAAACAGGCGGCGGGCCAGGAGTCACAGGAGTCGCCAAGCGCTCCAACATCCAGGCCCGCCAAACACGAGCCTACGAGCCAACACGCCGTTTGACATCCGTTAGGAACTCAATTCCGGCCCCTGCGCGGGCCGCCCAAGCGTGACGAGTTACCAGCTGTCCCAGTGGGTCAGCTGCTCGGCGGGCAGCCGGCGGGCACGGCGGAAATCGGTGCCCTTGGTATAGGCGATCGGGAATAGCCCGGCCTGGCTGTAGTTGTCGAACGGAATGCCGAGCAGGTCGGCGGCCTGGCGCTCGCCGTCCCCGAGCAGGTGCAACGTGGTCCACGCCGAACCCAGACCGCGGGACCGCAGCGCCAGCATGAAGCTCCACACCGCCGGCAACAGCGACCCCCAGTACCCGGCGCTCTGCCCCGACGGCGTCTCGGTGGGTTTGCCCTCCAGGCACGGGATCAACATCACGGGCACTTCGTGGAAGTGGTCGGCGAGGTAGCGCGCGGAGTCCTCCACCCGCGGACGCTGCTCGTCGCGGATGTCACCGGTGGTCGGCTTCTCCAGGTTCAGATACGGCGTGGCGTTGGTGCGGTAGATCTCGGCGAGCGCCTTCTTCTTCTCCGCATCCTCCACGAACACCCACTGCCAGCCCTGGTTGTTCGAGCCGGTCGGCGCCTGCAGCGCGATGTCCAGACACTCCATCAGCACCTCACGGGGCACCGGCTTGTCGAAGTCGAGGCGCTTGCGCACCGAACGGGTGGTGGTCAGGACCTCGTCTGCAGTCAGGTTCAGCGTCACCTGGCCGAGCTTACCGCCGCGTGAGGAGGCCACCGTTGGGGTAGACAGGAGGTGTGCTGAACATCAAAGAGGTTGTCTCGCAAGGCCTGGAGTTCGCTGGATCAGTCGTCGGGCTGCGCTGGGGAACCGAGGAGCCGCGCTTCACCGTGCTCGACACCGTCGACCGCGACGGCACCAAGGTGGAAATCCGCCGCTATAACGACCGCATCGCCGCCGAGACCACGGTGGCCGCCGACGAGGACGCCGCCCGCAACGTCGGGTTCCGCCGGCTCGCCGGTTACATCTTCGGCGGCAACGACGGCGGACGAAAGATCGACATGACCGC harbors:
- a CDS encoding nitroreductase family protein, which codes for MTLNLTADEVLTTTRSVRKRLDFDKPVPREVLMECLDIALQAPTGSNNQGWQWVFVEDAEKKKALAEIYRTNATPYLNLEKPTTGDIRDEQRPRVEDSARYLADHFHEVPVMLIPCLEGKPTETPSGQSAGYWGSLLPAVWSFMLALRSRGLGSAWTTLHLLGDGERQAADLLGIPFDNYSQAGLFPIAYTKGTDFRRARRLPAEQLTHWDSW